In the Mesorhizobium sp. M1D.F.Ca.ET.043.01.1.1 genome, CGGGCGAGCTTGAGGCCGCCATCCAAGGCCTCAACGCCGACCCGCGCGTCACCGGCATCATCATCCAGCGGCCGGTGCCGGCGCATATCCCGATCAAGACGCTGCAGGCGGCGGTGCATCCGCTGAAGGACGTCGAGGGCATGCATCCTGCCTCGATAGGCAACATCGTCTACAACCAGCTCGACCTCGCTCCCTGCACGGCGGCCGCCTCGGTCGAACTGCTCAAGGAGACCGGCCTCGATCTCAAGGGGCTCGAGGTGGTCGTCGTCGGCCATTCAGAGATCGTCGGCAAACCGATCGCCTTCCTGTTGATGAGCGAGGGCGCGACGGTGACGGTCTGCCACCACATGACGCGTTCGGTGGCGGCGCATGCGCGGCGCGCCGATGCGCTGTTCGTCGCCGTCGGCAAGCCGCGGCTGATCAAGGCCGACATGGTGAAGCCCGGTGCCTGCGTCATCGACATCGGCATCAATTCGGAAATCGGGCCGGACGGCGAAAGCCGCATCGTCGGCGACGTCGACACCGAGAGCGTGAAGGAGGTCGCCTCCTGGATCACGCCGGTGCCGGGCGGCGTCGGCCCGCTCACGGTGGCGATCCTACTGCGCAACACCATGGTGGCGCTCAACCGCCAACGCGCGCTCTACCGCGCGACCTACGGCGTGGCGGACAAGCTCGCGGCGGAGTAGTTATTCCGCAGCGATCAAACCGCTGTCGGAAACGCCTTCCGGTTTCGGGCCACCATAGGCCCAGTCGAGCAGTTTTATCGTGTGCACCACCGGCAGCTTCGCGGCGGAGGCGATCTGGGTGATGCAGCCGATGTTGCCGGTGGCGACGATCTCGGCGCCGGTCGCCTCGATGTTCCTGACCTTGCGGTCGCGAAGCCTGGCCGAAATCTCGGACTGCAGGATGTTGTAGGTGCCGGCCGAGCCGCAGCAGAGATGCCCTTCGCGCGGCTCGCGCACGACAAAGCCTGCCCTGCTGAGAAGCTCCTTCGGCTGTCGGGTGATCTTCTGGCCGTGCTGCATCGAGCAGGCGGAATGATAGGCGACGATAATGCCCGGCTTGCGCACCGGCTCGGGCAGGT is a window encoding:
- a CDS encoding bifunctional 5,10-methylenetetrahydrofolate dehydrogenase/5,10-methenyltetrahydrofolate cyclohydrolase, which produces MSRSDDSRYLKGGPVAQRIIASVREDAAIATAEGFPPKLVSITVGDTDAVDVYVRNQRAKAELAGIGFEERRFAADITAGELEAAIQGLNADPRVTGIIIQRPVPAHIPIKTLQAAVHPLKDVEGMHPASIGNIVYNQLDLAPCTAAASVELLKETGLDLKGLEVVVVGHSEIVGKPIAFLLMSEGATVTVCHHMTRSVAAHARRADALFVAVGKPRLIKADMVKPGACVIDIGINSEIGPDGESRIVGDVDTESVKEVASWITPVPGGVGPLTVAILLRNTMVALNRQRALYRATYGVADKLAAE